The sequence below is a genomic window from Sorangiineae bacterium MSr12523.
CCCGGCAGCCAGCTCGATGACGCGTACTTGAAAACGTGGACGCGCGAGCGCCTCGCAGGGCCCAAAGTTCCGCGCGATTTCGTGTTTCTCGACGCGCTTCCGCGCAACGCCACCGGCAAGGTGATGAAGCGCGACCTCCGCGTTTGGCGCGCGTAACGTCAAAACAGGGTAAGCTCGTACCTGCCGTATGCAGGTGGGCGCCGTTCTAGGTGACAAGTACCAACTCCTGGCCACCATCGGCCGAGGAGGGATGGGCGAGGTGTTCCACGCGCTGCACATTGCCTCGGGCACGAACGTCGCCATCAAGGTGGTGAGCCGCGCCATGATCGGCGATTTGCTCATGGCCCGCCTGGAGCGCGAGGCGGCGGCGGTTGCACGGATCCGCAGCGACTACATCCCGCAGCTGCTCGACGTGGACGGCACCGAAGAGGGCGAGCTTTTCCTGGTGATGGAGCTGCTTCACGGCGAATCGCTGTCGGAGCGCATGAAGCGCGCGGGCGGGCCGCTCCCCTGGGACGAAGTGCACGCGATGGGCGACAACGTGCTGCGCGCGCTCATCGACGCGCACGCGGCGGGGGTCGTGCATCGCGATTTGAAGCCGGGAAATATTTTCATCGAGTATGCAAACGACGGTACCCAGCATGCCAAGGTGCTCGACTTCGGCGTCTGCAAGCTGGATCTCCAGGACGCGGAAAAGCTGACGGTAACCGGCGAGTCCGTGGGGACCATCGCGTACATGGCCCCGGAGCAGATTCGCGGCGCCTCCCGCGTCGACGAGCGCGCCGATCTGTATTCCTTTGGCATGGTCATTTTCGAGGCGCTCTCGGGCCGCATCGCCTACGACGCCGCGGGTCAAATGGCCATTTTGGCGAGCAAGCTGGAACGCCCCGCGCGCAGCCTGAAAACGGTGACGCAGGTGGCCATTCCGTTGGAGCTCGATGCGCTCATCGCGCGGTGCCTCGCGCGCAAGCCCGCGGATCGCTTCGGCAATGCCGTGGAGCTTTTGCATGCGTGGCATGCCATGGGCCCTCCATTGCAGCCGCCGGCGTCGTTGCCTTCGGTGTCCGTAGGCTCCACGGGCTCGCTGGCCTTGCCCACGGCGAGCAGCATCGAGCCGCATGCCGTGCCGCCCAAGGGCTCACGTTCGGCGTTGGTCATCGCGATTGGCACGGTGCTTTTGGGCACGGCGG
It includes:
- a CDS encoding protein kinase, which encodes MQVGAVLGDKYQLLATIGRGGMGEVFHALHIASGTNVAIKVVSRAMIGDLLMARLEREAAAVARIRSDYIPQLLDVDGTEEGELFLVMELLHGESLSERMKRAGGPLPWDEVHAMGDNVLRALIDAHAAGVVHRDLKPGNIFIEYANDGTQHAKVLDFGVCKLDLQDAEKLTVTGESVGTIAYMAPEQIRGASRVDERADLYSFGMVIFEALSGRIAYDAAGQMAILASKLERPARSLKTVTQVAIPLELDALIARCLARKPADRFGNAVELLHAWHAMGPPLQPPASLPSVSVGSTGSLALPTASSIEPHAVPPKGSRSALVIAIGTVLLGTAAVAAVVTRHARANAAAEGLAVPSAAVVEAPVEEAVDAAAVVEPSAPQEKAEEAETAPAGEPAKARWKAPVGTKRKAAPAGSSPSWIERPKY